In the genome of Populus trichocarpa isolate Nisqually-1 chromosome 6, P.trichocarpa_v4.1, whole genome shotgun sequence, one region contains:
- the LOC7495691 gene encoding hydroxymethylglutaryl-CoA lyase, mitochondrial isoform X3 translates to MSQRGFLNHSRSILGWNSMEIDNVHDALRLPSRHFSTYYNDKLRRESTNELFSSIPEYVKIVEVGPRDGLQNEKDIVPTAVKVELIKMLASSGLPVVEATSFVSPKWVPQLADAKDVMEAIRDFKGARFPVLTPNLKGFEAAIAAGAKEVAVFASASEGFSKSNINCSIEDSLVRYHEVALSASKLSIPVRGYISCVVGCPVEGMVSPSKVAYVAKKLCDMGCYEISLGDTIGVGTPGTVIPMLEAVIDVVPIEKLAVHFHDTYGQALSNILASLQMGISTVDSSVSGLGGCPYAKGASGNVATEDVVYMLNGLGVKTNVDLQKIMLAGNFIRKHLGHSSGSKTAIALSKITAHASKL, encoded by the exons ATGTCTCAAAGGGGTTTCTTGAATCATTCACGTTCAATATTGGGTTGGAATTCTATGGAAATTGATAATGTTCATGATGCTTTGCGCTTGCCAAGTCGTCATTTTAGTACTTATTACAATGACAAACTCAGAAGGGAATCGACAAATGAG CTTTTTAGCAGCATTCCAGAATATGTGAAGATAGTGGAAGTTGGTCCAAGGGATGGATTGCAAAATGAGAAGGATATTGTACCTACTGCTGTTAAGGTTGAGCTGATCAAAATGCTAGCTTCTTCAGGGTTGCCTGTTGTTGAGGCCACGAGTTTTGTTTCCCCAAAATGGGTACCGCAG CTAGCAGATGCAAAGGATGTAATGGAAGCAATCAGAGATTTTAAAGGTGCTCGATTTCCAGTCTTAACTCCTAATCTAAAA GGCTTTGAAGCAGCTATTGCAGCTGGAGCCAAGGAAGTGGCTGTCTTTGCCTCTGCTTCGGAGGGTTTctcaaaatcaaacatcaattgCAGCATTGAAGATAGTCTTGTTCGTTATCATGAAGTTGCCCTCTCTGCCAGCAAGCTTTCAATTCCTGTTCGTGG CTATATATCATGTGTTGTGGGGTGTCCTGTAGAAGGCATGGTTTCTCCATCTAAAGTTGCATATGTGGCCAAAAAGCTTTGTGACATGGGATGCTATGAAATTTCTCTTGGTGATACAATTGGAGTTGGTACTCCTG GCACTGTCATCCCAATGCTCGAAGCTGTTATTGATGTTGTCCCTATTGAAAAGCTTGCTGTCCACTTTCATGATACTTATGGGCAAGCTCTTTCAAATATTCTAGCATCACTTCAA ATGGGGATCAGCACAGTTGATTCATCAGTTTCTGGTCTGGGGGGTTGCCCATATGCTAAAGGTGCTTCTGGGAATGTTGCCACTGAAGATGTTGTTTACATGCTCAATGGTCTTGGGGTCAAGACCAATGTGGATCTGCAGAAGATCATGTTGGCTGGGAATTTCATCCGCAAGCATTTGGGACACTCATCTGGTTCAAAAACAGCAATTGCCTTGAGCAAAATCACAGCTCATGCCTCCAAACTTTAA
- the LOC7495691 gene encoding uncharacterized protein LOC7495691 isoform X1 produces the protein MITTKALSKFSRSCSFLHHRNFVPMKPILDGATTNDMAPTNSFLKGVNDTREAVSWSGQTRRMSQRGFLNHSRSILGWNSMEIDNVHDALRLPSRHFSTYYNDKLRRESTNELFSSIPEYVKIVEVGPRDGLQNEKDIVPTAVKVELIKMLASSGLPVVEATSFVSPKWVPQLADAKDVMEAIRDFKGARFPVLTPNLKGFEAAIAAGAKEVAVFASASEGFSKSNINCSIEDSLVRYHEVALSASKLSIPVRGYISCVVGCPVEGMVSPSKVAYVAKKLCDMGCYEISLGDTIGVGTPGTVIPMLEAVIDVVPIEKLAVHFHDTYGQALSNILASLQMGISTVDSSVSGLGGCPYAKGASGNVATEDVVYMLNGLGVKTNVDLQKIMLAGNFIRKHLGHSSGSKTAIALSKITAHASKL, from the exons ATGATAACCACAAAGGCTCTCTCCAAGTTTTCTCGGAGTTGCAGTTTCTTACATCATCGTAATTTTGTCCCAATGAAACCCATCTTAGATGGCGCAACAACAAATGATATGGCACCCACAAACTCTTTTTTAAAAGGTGTAAA TGATACAAGAGAGGCAGTCTCTTGGAGTGGACAAACAAGAAGAATGTCTCAAAGGGGTTTCTTGAATCATTCACGTTCAATATTGGGTTGGAATTCTATGGAAATTGATAATGTTCATGATGCTTTGCGCTTGCCAAGTCGTCATTTTAGTACTTATTACAATGACAAACTCAGAAGGGAATCGACAAATGAG CTTTTTAGCAGCATTCCAGAATATGTGAAGATAGTGGAAGTTGGTCCAAGGGATGGATTGCAAAATGAGAAGGATATTGTACCTACTGCTGTTAAGGTTGAGCTGATCAAAATGCTAGCTTCTTCAGGGTTGCCTGTTGTTGAGGCCACGAGTTTTGTTTCCCCAAAATGGGTACCGCAG CTAGCAGATGCAAAGGATGTAATGGAAGCAATCAGAGATTTTAAAGGTGCTCGATTTCCAGTCTTAACTCCTAATCTAAAA GGCTTTGAAGCAGCTATTGCAGCTGGAGCCAAGGAAGTGGCTGTCTTTGCCTCTGCTTCGGAGGGTTTctcaaaatcaaacatcaattgCAGCATTGAAGATAGTCTTGTTCGTTATCATGAAGTTGCCCTCTCTGCCAGCAAGCTTTCAATTCCTGTTCGTGG CTATATATCATGTGTTGTGGGGTGTCCTGTAGAAGGCATGGTTTCTCCATCTAAAGTTGCATATGTGGCCAAAAAGCTTTGTGACATGGGATGCTATGAAATTTCTCTTGGTGATACAATTGGAGTTGGTACTCCTG GCACTGTCATCCCAATGCTCGAAGCTGTTATTGATGTTGTCCCTATTGAAAAGCTTGCTGTCCACTTTCATGATACTTATGGGCAAGCTCTTTCAAATATTCTAGCATCACTTCAA ATGGGGATCAGCACAGTTGATTCATCAGTTTCTGGTCTGGGGGGTTGCCCATATGCTAAAGGTGCTTCTGGGAATGTTGCCACTGAAGATGTTGTTTACATGCTCAATGGTCTTGGGGTCAAGACCAATGTGGATCTGCAGAAGATCATGTTGGCTGGGAATTTCATCCGCAAGCATTTGGGACACTCATCTGGTTCAAAAACAGCAATTGCCTTGAGCAAAATCACAGCTCATGCCTCCAAACTTTAA
- the LOC7495691 gene encoding hydroxymethylglutaryl-CoA lyase, mitochondrial isoform X2, with the protein MITTKALSKFSRSCSFLHHRNFVPMKPILDGATTNDMAPTNSFLKGVNDTREAVSWSGQTRRMSQRGFLNHSRSILGWNSMEIDNVHDALRLPSRHFSTYYNDKLRRESTNELFSSIPEYVKIVEVGPRDGLQNEKDIVPTAVKVELIKMLASSGLPVVEATSFVSPKWVPQLADAKDVMEAIRDFKALFSRALKQLLQLEPRKWLSLPLLRRVSQNQTSIAALKIVLFVIMKLPSLPASFQFLFVGTVIPMLEAVIDVVPIEKLAVHFHDTYGQALSNILASLQMGISTVDSSVSGLGGCPYAKGASGNVATEDVVYMLNGLGVKTNVDLQKIMLAGNFIRKHLGHSSGSKTAIALSKITAHASKL; encoded by the exons ATGATAACCACAAAGGCTCTCTCCAAGTTTTCTCGGAGTTGCAGTTTCTTACATCATCGTAATTTTGTCCCAATGAAACCCATCTTAGATGGCGCAACAACAAATGATATGGCACCCACAAACTCTTTTTTAAAAGGTGTAAA TGATACAAGAGAGGCAGTCTCTTGGAGTGGACAAACAAGAAGAATGTCTCAAAGGGGTTTCTTGAATCATTCACGTTCAATATTGGGTTGGAATTCTATGGAAATTGATAATGTTCATGATGCTTTGCGCTTGCCAAGTCGTCATTTTAGTACTTATTACAATGACAAACTCAGAAGGGAATCGACAAATGAG CTTTTTAGCAGCATTCCAGAATATGTGAAGATAGTGGAAGTTGGTCCAAGGGATGGATTGCAAAATGAGAAGGATATTGTACCTACTGCTGTTAAGGTTGAGCTGATCAAAATGCTAGCTTCTTCAGGGTTGCCTGTTGTTGAGGCCACGAGTTTTGTTTCCCCAAAATGGGTACCGCAG CTAGCAGATGCAAAGGATGTAATGGAAGCAATCAGAGATTTTAAAG CACTTTTTTCTAGGGCTTTGAAGCAGCTATTGCAGCTGGAGCCAAGGAAGTGGCTGTCTTTGCCTCTGCTTCGGAGGGTTTctcaaaatcaaacatcaattgCAGCATTGAAGATAGTCTTGTTCGTTATCATGAAGTTGCCCTCTCTGCCAGCAAGCTTTCAATTCCTGTTCGTGG GCACTGTCATCCCAATGCTCGAAGCTGTTATTGATGTTGTCCCTATTGAAAAGCTTGCTGTCCACTTTCATGATACTTATGGGCAAGCTCTTTCAAATATTCTAGCATCACTTCAA ATGGGGATCAGCACAGTTGATTCATCAGTTTCTGGTCTGGGGGGTTGCCCATATGCTAAAGGTGCTTCTGGGAATGTTGCCACTGAAGATGTTGTTTACATGCTCAATGGTCTTGGGGTCAAGACCAATGTGGATCTGCAGAAGATCATGTTGGCTGGGAATTTCATCCGCAAGCATTTGGGACACTCATCTGGTTCAAAAACAGCAATTGCCTTGAGCAAAATCACAGCTCATGCCTCCAAACTTTAA
- the LOC7495691 gene encoding hydroxymethylglutaryl-CoA lyase, mitochondrial isoform X4, protein MITTKALSKFSRSCSFLHHRNFVPMKPILDGATTNDMAPTNSFLKGVNDTREAVSWSGQTRRMSQRGFLNHSRSILGWNSMEIDNVHDALRLPSRHFSTYYNDKLRRESTNELFSSIPEYVKIVEVGPRDGLQNEKDIVPTAVKVELIKMLASSGLPVVEATSFVSPKWVPQLADAKDVMEAIRDFKGARFPVLTPNLKGFEAAIAAGAKEVAVFASASEGFSKSNINCSIEDSLVRYHEVALSASKLSIPVRGYISCVVGCPVEGMVSPSKVAYVAKKLCDMGCYEISLGDTIGVGTPGTVIPMLEAVIDVVPIEKLAVHFHDTYGQALSNILASLQALVSPTNHRLVYQTKTLHLN, encoded by the exons ATGATAACCACAAAGGCTCTCTCCAAGTTTTCTCGGAGTTGCAGTTTCTTACATCATCGTAATTTTGTCCCAATGAAACCCATCTTAGATGGCGCAACAACAAATGATATGGCACCCACAAACTCTTTTTTAAAAGGTGTAAA TGATACAAGAGAGGCAGTCTCTTGGAGTGGACAAACAAGAAGAATGTCTCAAAGGGGTTTCTTGAATCATTCACGTTCAATATTGGGTTGGAATTCTATGGAAATTGATAATGTTCATGATGCTTTGCGCTTGCCAAGTCGTCATTTTAGTACTTATTACAATGACAAACTCAGAAGGGAATCGACAAATGAG CTTTTTAGCAGCATTCCAGAATATGTGAAGATAGTGGAAGTTGGTCCAAGGGATGGATTGCAAAATGAGAAGGATATTGTACCTACTGCTGTTAAGGTTGAGCTGATCAAAATGCTAGCTTCTTCAGGGTTGCCTGTTGTTGAGGCCACGAGTTTTGTTTCCCCAAAATGGGTACCGCAG CTAGCAGATGCAAAGGATGTAATGGAAGCAATCAGAGATTTTAAAGGTGCTCGATTTCCAGTCTTAACTCCTAATCTAAAA GGCTTTGAAGCAGCTATTGCAGCTGGAGCCAAGGAAGTGGCTGTCTTTGCCTCTGCTTCGGAGGGTTTctcaaaatcaaacatcaattgCAGCATTGAAGATAGTCTTGTTCGTTATCATGAAGTTGCCCTCTCTGCCAGCAAGCTTTCAATTCCTGTTCGTGG CTATATATCATGTGTTGTGGGGTGTCCTGTAGAAGGCATGGTTTCTCCATCTAAAGTTGCATATGTGGCCAAAAAGCTTTGTGACATGGGATGCTATGAAATTTCTCTTGGTGATACAATTGGAGTTGGTACTCCTG GCACTGTCATCCCAATGCTCGAAGCTGTTATTGATGTTGTCCCTATTGAAAAGCTTGCTGTCCACTTTCATGATACTTATGGGCAAGCTCTTTCAAATATTCTAGCATCACTTCAA gctcTTGTGAGTCCGACAAACCATAGACTGGTGTATCAAACCAAAACCTTACACCTCAACTAA
- the LOC7495691 gene encoding hydroxymethylglutaryl-CoA lyase, mitochondrial isoform X5 has product MITTKALSKFSRSCSFLHHRNFVPMKPILDGATTNDMAPTNSFLKGVNDTREAVSWSGQTRRMSQRGFLNHSRSILGWNSMEIDNVHDALRLPSRHFSTYYNDKLRRESTNELFSSIPEYVKIVEVGPRDGLQNEKDIVPTAVKVELIKMLASSGLPVVEATSFVSPKWVPQLADAKDVMEAIRDFKGARFPVLTPNLKGFEAAIAAGAKEVAVFASASEGFSKSNINCSIEDSLVRYHEVALSASKLSIPVRGYISCVVGCPVEGMVSPSKVAYVAKKLCDMGCYEISLGDTIGVGTPGTVIPMLEAVIDVVPIEKLAVHFHDTYGQALSNILASLQEDKAS; this is encoded by the exons ATGATAACCACAAAGGCTCTCTCCAAGTTTTCTCGGAGTTGCAGTTTCTTACATCATCGTAATTTTGTCCCAATGAAACCCATCTTAGATGGCGCAACAACAAATGATATGGCACCCACAAACTCTTTTTTAAAAGGTGTAAA TGATACAAGAGAGGCAGTCTCTTGGAGTGGACAAACAAGAAGAATGTCTCAAAGGGGTTTCTTGAATCATTCACGTTCAATATTGGGTTGGAATTCTATGGAAATTGATAATGTTCATGATGCTTTGCGCTTGCCAAGTCGTCATTTTAGTACTTATTACAATGACAAACTCAGAAGGGAATCGACAAATGAG CTTTTTAGCAGCATTCCAGAATATGTGAAGATAGTGGAAGTTGGTCCAAGGGATGGATTGCAAAATGAGAAGGATATTGTACCTACTGCTGTTAAGGTTGAGCTGATCAAAATGCTAGCTTCTTCAGGGTTGCCTGTTGTTGAGGCCACGAGTTTTGTTTCCCCAAAATGGGTACCGCAG CTAGCAGATGCAAAGGATGTAATGGAAGCAATCAGAGATTTTAAAGGTGCTCGATTTCCAGTCTTAACTCCTAATCTAAAA GGCTTTGAAGCAGCTATTGCAGCTGGAGCCAAGGAAGTGGCTGTCTTTGCCTCTGCTTCGGAGGGTTTctcaaaatcaaacatcaattgCAGCATTGAAGATAGTCTTGTTCGTTATCATGAAGTTGCCCTCTCTGCCAGCAAGCTTTCAATTCCTGTTCGTGG CTATATATCATGTGTTGTGGGGTGTCCTGTAGAAGGCATGGTTTCTCCATCTAAAGTTGCATATGTGGCCAAAAAGCTTTGTGACATGGGATGCTATGAAATTTCTCTTGGTGATACAATTGGAGTTGGTACTCCTG GCACTGTCATCCCAATGCTCGAAGCTGTTATTGATGTTGTCCCTATTGAAAAGCTTGCTGTCCACTTTCATGATACTTATGGGCAAGCTCTTTCAAATATTCTAGCATCACTTCAA GAAGACAAAGCCTCATAG